In the genome of Halobacteriovorax sp. GB3, the window GATGCCGTCAATTCGATTTCATCTTATTGTTTAGATCAAGTCTATTCAATTGCTCCTAATTTAAATGAGAACAATAGAGCTCCAGCATCTCTTTCAAATAATACCTTTCCAAAGAATTATGAGATCAACCGAGAAAAGAAGATTGAGGTCTTTTCATTGGAAAATATTCTCGTCGTTAGAAAGGACGGTAAAGAAAATATCTACGCCGGTTCTAAAACTGGCCTCAAGTTTATTGAAGCTGTCACTGTAGACCCTTCAGGAGATACGGTTGCCGTACTCAATAGGGGCAGCTCTAGTAAGCAAGTTCTCGTATTTTCAACGAAATACTCTGGAAACATACGACCACAGTCGGTTATTTCAGGTAAAGAAATTAATCCGATTAACTCAATTGCTTTTAGCCAAAATGGTAAAGAAATCTATTTGAATGATGGTGTAAATAAGAAGCTTCTCTCGGTTGAAAAAGAGAAGGATTCAAGAAAGCAAGACCCTGCTTTACACCCAGTTTTTAATGAGAGACTTGTTTTTAATAAAAAAGATGAAGTTAGTTATATCAAGTCTTCTGGAGATGACTTTCTCTACCTAAATGGTCAATTTCTTCATTCTGTAGCGAAGACATTTGATAAGGGAAATTGGACACTTGATCTCTCTGTTGTTGGAGCAACAAATCCTAAAGGATTTTACGTTTCAAACTCTGGAAAAGAGATCAAAATTGTGACAAATAAAAATGGTGTAAAAACTGTCCAGTTCCCAGGCAAGTAAGCGATTTGTTATACTTTGTTTATGAAAATAAACAAAACTATACTTATCTGTGCATCGGTTCTTATTCTTATTATTGGCCTCTTTGTTTTTCTAAAGACAGAAAAGAAAGTCTTTACTCAATCTGATCCTGTCGATCGCCAAATTGTAGAATCTCTATCTTCACTAATTGGACTCAATGTTACTCTTGGCTCATTCGAGCTTGATGAAAAGAGTAAGCATTTAGTGATGAAAGACATTTCAATTGCTTTTCATGGTGAAGAGCCTTTTCTTATATTTGAAGAAGGTGAAGCTCGATTGGGAATGAAAGAGCAGGACCAAACAGTAATTAATTTTTTAGAATTTAGAGGGATTAAAAAGCTAACTTTCTTTGAAGGGGCTGCTCCAGGAGTAAGTGCTAACCTAGACCTTTTGAATAAAGAAAATATGGATAAGTTTATCTTAGAGCTTCAAGATAAAATTAATGAAATTAATGGAGATCAAGTTTCATCTATTATCGAATCACTAAAGGTCTCAAAGAGTGAATTAAAAACATGTAAGCGCTCAAAGAGAAATTGTCGAAAAATTAAACTTGCTAAGAAAGAGAAAATTTCAAAAGTTCTAGAGCTTATTGATATAAAAAAAATTGCTGAAAAACCAATGTCTGAAGGTGGAAGAGGTCTCTTTACTATCTCTGCAACAAAAGAAAGTCTTTTAGCGGCTTCATTTAGACCACTTCTCGACCAACGTCTCGGTATGATGAATAAGTTAATGCTAACGATTCATAAAGCATTTTTTGATACAGATAAAAAGATCAGTCACAAAATCCTTTTTAAAGAGATTTGGATTAGAGATAAGAAAAAAGATCAAAATAAAGAATTTGTCGCTGGTGTCAAAAACCTTACATCTAATCCTAGTTTAAATGCAGATAAAACAGTCTTTAGAATGCAAGGTGATATCGTTGATCAGGGCATTAGAGGAGTCAATCTTCGATTGGTTATACACAAAGGTAAGAATAATGCCGTTTCTGTAAATGGAACAATCGGGCAATATCCAATATCTTCTCTTTCATTGAATATCGATGATATGTTAAGTGCACAATTATCGAATCTAGAGACAAGTATTAAAATCAAAACTTTCGTTTTGAATGAAAAGTCACAAGGGTCATATAATCTCTCTTTAAATAATCTAGAGGTTGAAAGTGCGAAGTCTGAATATCTTAATTTAAAAAAATCGACCCTTGTTTCAAGAAGAGTTAATTCTTACTATGAATCTTCGAAAGATTCTCAGTTTTTAGATGTTTTTATTGGAGAGAAGTCTGTTAAAGAGAATAACCCAAAAATTGTTAAATCTCTTCATGATAGGGCCTTAAAATTTATCTTAGCAAATGAAGACTTTTCTAAGAGATATAAAGCTAAGGTTGGAGATCTGTTTGAAAGGCTTGAAAAAGAGAGCGCAAGTCTCGATAAAATCTGGCCAAAAGATGGATTTCTCAAAATGTCACGTATGTAGCCAGTGTAAATTATTTAGACATAGTCTTTTCGTGATTTTCGCTATTTAGTGTTGGTTTCGTTATTGCATAATATCTTCCATGAATATTTTGGGGGATCTTATGTCTTTGAAGAAAACTTTTTCTGCACTTCTACTATTCTCATTAAGCCAAACGGCAGTTCTGGCAACACCGGCCTTTTGTAAGTTCTATGAGAACCTAGAGATTAGTGCCCAAAGGGAAAGTGTTAGAGAAAAGTATGGAGAGGTGATTCTTCATAAACTAGAAAGTAAGGGAATTGCCCATCAGTTTCGCGTAAATGATCTACTTGATAATTACTACCAAGCATTCAAATATAAAAAAATAGAAAACTCTAAACACTTCTCAAGTGACCTTACGATTAAAGCACTTGAAAAAGCATCTAGTGCACAAGAAGCTTACTACGGTGTTTCCAATCTCGATCTAGATGAGTCTATTGTTAAAGATGTTTATCAATGTATTCAAAGTAATAATAAACTAAAAGAGCTCTCTCTTGTTCTTCCAACTGATATTACAGAAGACAAAGAAATAAGTGATGCCTTTATCTCGAATCTCTTTTTCAATGCTCTTAGGGTTAAGTATTTTCTCGATTTGAGAAATAAATTGGAATTACAAAAGAAGAAAAGACTTTCAGATCTACTCGTTAGAAGTTCGGGAAGGGGCTATTATCAAATCAATAAAAAGGCCGAAAGAAGAGAAGATATCGAAAAGGAATTTGATCCAAAAATAGCTGTGATCAATGATACATTGATTCCTATTTTTCAAAGCTCACCGCTTCTTTTTGAATATGAGAACGATTTTGATATTGCCGATTGGGTGAATATTAAAATCGTCGCTTCTGAATTGACGAAGAGATTATTAGACGGTCTGTCGACAAAATTTCTAAGTGAAGCTATGAATTCTCTTGAGAATAGTGGATCTATTGTTGATTTATCAAGTGTCATTTTAAGTCCTTCTTATCAAGTTGTTTTAGATAATCATGTTCTTGGCCTAATTAATTCAAAGAAATTTAAAAGTGAGATTAAGGATTATCTTTCAGATTATTTGAATGGAATCCGTGAAGGAATGCTGGAGCTTTGTGAATCTAATGGAGAAAACCTCCATCACAACGATTCGTTAGTTAAGGCCATTTTTGATGACAATATTTACGATAAAAATTTTGATCTTCAAATGGCAAAGGATCAGGGGGCATATTGTCATCTCGTTGAAAACTATCCACGCGAAGAGATCGGTTCTTTCTCTTGGAAAACTGGTGTTGGTCTCTCTATGATGGCCCTTGGAGGTATCAGTCAACTATTTGTAGGAGTAGGAAATATTGTTGGAACTGGTCTCATCGCTACTGGTGGAGCTATTTTAACAGGTGAAAGTATTCATAATGCTTACCTTGCCAGTAAGTCAGAGAAAATATCAGAAGTTCTTAATATCGGTGGATGGGAAGACTACAAGAGTGTCATCGAAATGAAAAATATTAAAACGGATCTTCTTTCTGATAGTGGGACAGACGCCGTTTTGACTGTCGCAACAGCTGGTATTGGAAAATTAATTAAGCATTCTGCTAAGTCTAGAGTCTATACTGCTGAAGAATCAGCAATGAATACTAAATTTTCTCGTGTAAAACGTGGAGAAACAAACCAAGAGTTAATTATAAGACAAGACGGTGAAGCTTATTTAACAGGACTTTGGAATCGTCATGAGTATTATGAAAAATCGTACGAGCTCCGTGTCGATAAATTCAAAACAAAAAGAAAAACTGCATATCTTATGGATAAGAACAGATCTAAACTCCCTGCATTTCATGTCTATGGAGAATCTGGAGAGGAAACTCTTGGGATTTTATCTCATGTTTCAAATAAAGAGCTTCTCGATTCTGAAGATGGAGCTGAAGCACTAAAGAAAGTACAAAAATGGATGGATGATTACTCATCTTATAGAGACGAAATTTCAGTCACTGTGGATAAGGGAATGCAGTCATTTGATCGGATAAAAGAACTGGAAAAGGCCCTTGAAGAATTTAATTATGAATCATTTGAAAATGGTAAAGCTCAAATTGTAAATCTAACTAAATTTAAAGATGGAAAGAGATTAGATATAAAAGAAAAATACGAGTTTCAATCATTAAATGAGCTCAAAGAAGAATTGCGTAAAGAGAAAACTGTATCGACTCACTCGTTTGCTAGAAATGGCTTTGAAGAACTCTCTACTAAAAGTAGGCTCTACGATGTTATGGATATGCAGGCCGTTGATTATAGGCGACTAGAGTTTTTAAGAGATGAACTTAAAAAGGCAGGTAGTAGATCAGAACTAAGTAAAGCTCAAAATGATATTTTAGTAAAAACAGAATCACTTCTTGCTGATAGTAAATTAAGACCTAGAAGAGATGCTCTTGATCGTCTTGAGAAGAAAGAGTTTAAGGCCGAGCTTAGAGATTTTATTAGAGGATTAAGATCAAAAGAGAAGCTACTGAGTAAGATGCAATTCAAACTCACTGGTGTAGCAAAAGAGCAATTTGAAAATACTGGATTTGTTGGAAAACACTTTAAGACATTACTCATTGCCAACTTAGGTCTAGTTTCAACAAATGTTACCTACCGCTATCTAGAGTCAGGTGGCAGTTTAGCTGAGCTAGCTGCTAAATCTAATATAAACCTCAATAAAGTTGTACGCTTTATAAATCAGGGTTATACCCTAGGCGAAGAGAAATGTGCTGCTAGCGGTAGATCTTTTTCTTTTATGCTTTGTTTTAATGAACTTGCTAAGGAAGAAGTTGGAATTGAACTAGCTAGAGCGAAGGTTAAAGACCATAGCTATCAATTTAGAAATGATCCTAAGGTTATTAAGAAAGTAACAGAATATGCTCATCGAATGATTTCTTTGAAGAAGAAAGTACGTGGGGCTGAGCTATTTAATCTAACAAATTCTATTTTATCGCTTCATTATGCTCATAATGCTGTTCATGAGTTTTCTGCTTTAGTAGGTGAGTTGAATCCTAAGCATCCTGAGATTGCTTCTGATATTGCTTATGTTTTAACAGGGAAAGATCAGACAGAAGTTGAAATGCGACTTCACTTGATCGATAACAAGTATAGAGGAAAGTATATTGATATTATTAAAGAGTTTGTTTCTAGGAAAAAAGAAATCGTCTCAGCAATTACAGAGTCAGGTCGCTTACCACATGATTTAGAGAACAAAATTCGCGGGCTCGATTATGATGAGGCAGAGTACTCTATTATTGATGATGAATTCAATTTATTCAATCAGGAGATTTTAAAAGAAGTTGGAGAGTCTCTAGATGTTAGCTTTTAAATATAATAAATCTTTTAATATTTGATAGGAGTCGAGTCCTTTATCTGCTAGGCCACAAGCTGGACTTAAAAGGACTCTTCTATCATCTAACTTAATTTTTTTAAGCTTTTCAATATCATACTTTTTATCTGTAGGAATAATTCCAATAACAAGTGTTTTAGCTTGCCCATAATCCAATCTTTCCTCAAGAGAGGCATCGAAAGAGTAGTAATCGAGATTTAATTTCTTTAGATCCACTATGCGCTTAGAGCAACTGTGAAGACCGCACTCCCCAAATTGCCTTATAAAGCTAATCAGTTCTTCAAGTTCTTGATTTATCTCTGGTAGATAGGGTTCATCAACAAAGATGATAAGCTCCTTATGCTTGAGAGTTCTGTAGAGAAAAAGGAAATACTCTTTTATGGCATCTATATTTAGGTCTGATGAAATCGGCCCTGGAATCTGTATTTTAACCTTCTGTGCTTCAATCTTTGAAAATTCAATAAGAGAAAGACTTGTCAATGAATTCATTTGATCAATCATATTCCCTTCGAGGTGAGGGAGTTGTGGGAGAAAGGGAATGTCAAATTTTGTTGTAAAGTGGATTGATTCTTCAACTGTGTTAAAGTTAAGACTTCCTATTCCTGTAATAAGTCTTTTATCCATCATATCCATATCTTTCAAGCATTTCACTCACAAGATAATCAAAGTCATGGGTCAATTTGATATTGTCGGGACTTTGATCTGCACATTGCAAGTAGCCAATCATTTTTAAAAAATCTGTTGATCGTTCTTGCTCTTTTATCCATGTATCAAATATTTGAATTGTTTTAATCCATTCAGATAGGGAATAGCTAGATTTATCAACGTATTCAAAAAAGGTAATGATGGCATTTCTTCCATTGGGATTCGATTTTCCATAACGAAAGATATAGAGAAAGAGAGTTGAAAATTGTTCAAGTGTCTGACTTTCTTTTAAAAGATTGAGAAGCTCTTCGTCTTTAACATCACGTAGAGGAAGGGTTTCTCTAGCTTTTTCATAGAGATTAACCCACTTTTCTTTTTCCTCTTTCGATTTTAAAACGTCTTCAATATTCACTTAGGACTCCGGATCATAATCAAGATTTGGTGCGAGCCATTTTTCAATTTCGCTAACCGACATGGCCTTTCTTTTGGCATATTCAGTGATTTGATCTTTCCCTAGGTTTCCTACATTGAAATACTTTGCCTCTGGATGACAAAAATAGAGACCTGAAACAGATGCTGGAGGATTCATTGCAAAGTTTTCAGTCAATGTGACAGAACTCTCTTTATCTGCGTTTAGAATTTTCCATAAAATCTCTTTCTCTGTATGGTCTGGGCAGGCTGGATAACCTGGAGCGGGCCTTATTCCTCTGTACTTTTCCTTGATGAGCTCTTCATTACTGAGAGATTCACTCTTACCGTATTGAAAATGATCTCTCACTTTCTTATGTAGATATTCTGCTGTCGCTTCGGCAACGCGGTCTCCGATGGCCTTAACTAGAATAGAGTTATAATCATCGTGCATATCTTCGAAGTGCTTGGCAAATTCATCAACTTCACGACCAGCGGAAACAATGAATCCTCCAATATAGTCGAGACGATCACTACTTTTTGGAGCAATGTAATCACTTAGGCAGCGATAGGCTTGTCCATGCTCAACTTTTTCTTTTTGCTGACGTAAAAAGTGTAACGTTTCGATCTTAGAATTTCTCGATTCGTCTAAATAGAGGTGAACATCTTCTCCTTCTGAATTAGCAGGAAAAATTCCGTAAGTTGCTTCTATGTTAAAACGCTTTTCCTCAATAATTCTCTCTAGCATCTTGGAAGCATCTTGAAATAATGTTCTTGCCTGCTCCCCATATTTTTCATGACCGAGAATTTTAGGGTAGGTTCCTTTCAGTTCCCAAGTCCAAAAGAAAGGAGACCAATCAATATAGGGAACGATCTCTTCTAGAGGAATCTTTTTTAAAGTTTTAATACCTGTGAAATCAGGTTTTGATATTTCTATTTTATTCCAATCTGTAATGAAATGATTTTCACGAGCAGTGTTAAAGTCAATGACTCGATCTTTTTTTGTACCTGATTGAAAGTGAATACGAGTTTTTTCTTGTGCAGCCTTCAGCTCACTTATGTATTTTTCTTTTTTACTTGGATTAACAAGGTTATTACATACTTCTATAACTAGTGATGCATCGGCGACATGAACAATTGGTCCACTATAGTGTTTAGCAATCTTGATCGCTGTATGGGCCTTACTTGTCGTTGCCCCTCCAATAAGAAGAGGTGTCTCTAGGCCTTCTCTTTCAAATTCTTTGGCAATATGAATCATTTCATCGAGAGAAGGGGTAATGAGTCCAGAGAGTCCAACAATCGTTGCGTTGTGTTTTTTCGCTTCTTCAATAATCTTGTCACAAGAAACCATAACGCCCAAATCGATAACTTTATAACCATTACAAGCAAGTACAACAGCTACAATATTCTTACCAATATCGTGAACATCACCCTTTACGGTAGCAATTAGAAACGTTCCTTGCTGACGAGAATTGGCATTATTTTTCTTTTCTTCTTCCATGAAAGGTTCGAGATAGGCAACAGCTTGTTTCATAACTCTTGCACTCTTTACAACTTGTGGAAGAAACATCTTTCCAGCACCAAAAAGTTCCCCTACGACTTTCATGCCATTCATGAGAGGCCCTTCGATGACATCGAGAGGTCTTTCAAGATTTTGACGAGCCTCTTCAGTATCTTCTTCAATAAAAGTTGTTATCCCTTTAACAATTGAGTGTGAAATTCTCTCTTCTAGTGAATTGAGTCTCCACGTCGATTCTTCTTCTTTTTTCTTTTTACCAGAACCTTTGATTTTTTCTGCATACTCAATCAACTCTTCTGTCGCATTGTCGTGCTTATTAAGAAGAACTGATTCAACTCTTGTGAGTAATTCTTTATCAATATCTTCGTAAACTTCAAGCATTCCAGCATTAACGATACCCATATCAAGTCCAGCTTGAATTGAGTGATATAAAAAGGCCGAATGCATGGCCTCTCGAACGACATTGTTTCCTCTAAATGAAAAAGATATATTTGATACCCCTCCACTTGTTAGAGCACCAGGACAGAGTCTCTTAATTTCTCGAACAGCTTCAATGAAGTCGACGGCATAGTTATTGTGTTCTTCAATACCTGTTGCAACAGTTAGAATATTTGGATCGAAGATAATATCAGTAGGAGGGAAACCAACTTCATCAACAAGAATATCGTAGGCCCTCTTGCAAATTCTTATTTTATCTTCTTTTGTTGCCGCTTGCCCTTTTTCATCAAAGGCCATGACGACAGTGGCTGCACCATATCTCATAATTTCTTGAGCTTGATACTTGAAAACTTCTTCACCCTCTTTAAGAGAGATTGAATTTACAATTCCTTTTCCTTGAATACATTTAAGTCCTGCTTCGATGACTTCCCATTTTGAAGAATCAATCATAATAGGAACTTTACAGATGTCTGGCTCACTTGCGACAAGATTTAAAAATTTAATCATGCAAGCTTTAGAATCGAGCAGGCCTTCGTCAAAGTTTATATCAATGATATTGGCACCATTTTCTACCTGACTTCTCGCAACATCGAGCGCAGCCTCAAAATCACTATTCTTAATAAGTTTGGCAAAGCGCGGAGAGCCCGTTACGTTTGTCCTCTCTCCAACCATATAGAATGGTCTATTCTCTGTTTGTGAAATATTAAGAGGCTCAAGCCCACTCAAAAAGAGGGCTTCTTTTATAGACTTTATTTTTCTTGGTGATTTATCAAATAATTTATCGCGGATGGCCTTAATGTGCGCCGGAGTCGTCCCGCAACAACCGCCAACTAGATTTAAAAACTCAGAGTCAGCGAATTCTTCAAGTAGGCTAGAAGTATCGTTTGGCGTTTCATCATAACCGGTATCACTTAAGGGATTAGGAAGTCCTGCATTAGGGTAGCAACTAATAAAACAGTCAGCTATTTGTGATAGTTCTTCAATGTAAGGGCGCATTTCTTTTGCACCGAGGGCACAGTTAATTCCCACACTAAGAGGCTTAGCATGACGAACTGAGTTCCAGAAAGCTTCAACTGTTTGTCCTGAAAGAGTTCTTCCCGAAGCATCAGTTATTGTTACAGAAAGCATTACCGGAAGTCTTTCTTCTTTGTCGTCGAAGAACTTTTCTATAGCGTAGATTGCTGCCTTAATATTTAAAGTATCAAATGTTGTCTCAGGCAAAATGATATCGACTCCACCATCAACAAGACCCTCTATTTGATAATAGTAATTTTCTACAAGCTCTTCGAAGGTAACACCACGATAAGCTGGGTTATTTACATCAGGTGAAATGGAAGCTGTTTTATTTGTTGGACCTAGAGCTCCAGCTACAAAACATTCTCTACCTGGATTTTTACTCATAAATTCAAGGCATGCTTCTTTAGCAAGCTCAGCAGATCTTTTATTGATCTCATAAACAGCTTCTTCGAGATGATAGTCAGCCTGAGCTATCTTCGTTCCACTAAAAGTATTCGTTTCAATAATGTCTGAACCAGCTTCGAGATATTTTTTGTGAATATCTTTGATAATTTGAGGCTGAGTGATACTGAGAAGATCATTATTACCTTTTAAATCGTGAGGGAAGTC includes:
- the metH gene encoding methionine synthase, with translation MKKLTSRGNKLKKILEERIVFLDGAMGTMIQQYKLTEEDYRGDRYKDFPHDLKGNNDLLSITQPQIIKDIHKKYLEAGSDIIETNTFSGTKIAQADYHLEEAVYEINKRSAELAKEACLEFMSKNPGRECFVAGALGPTNKTASISPDVNNPAYRGVTFEELVENYYYQIEGLVDGGVDIILPETTFDTLNIKAAIYAIEKFFDDKEERLPVMLSVTITDASGRTLSGQTVEAFWNSVRHAKPLSVGINCALGAKEMRPYIEELSQIADCFISCYPNAGLPNPLSDTGYDETPNDTSSLLEEFADSEFLNLVGGCCGTTPAHIKAIRDKLFDKSPRKIKSIKEALFLSGLEPLNISQTENRPFYMVGERTNVTGSPRFAKLIKNSDFEAALDVARSQVENGANIIDINFDEGLLDSKACMIKFLNLVASEPDICKVPIMIDSSKWEVIEAGLKCIQGKGIVNSISLKEGEEVFKYQAQEIMRYGAATVVMAFDEKGQAATKEDKIRICKRAYDILVDEVGFPPTDIIFDPNILTVATGIEEHNNYAVDFIEAVREIKRLCPGALTSGGVSNISFSFRGNNVVREAMHSAFLYHSIQAGLDMGIVNAGMLEVYEDIDKELLTRVESVLLNKHDNATEELIEYAEKIKGSGKKKKEEESTWRLNSLEERISHSIVKGITTFIEEDTEEARQNLERPLDVIEGPLMNGMKVVGELFGAGKMFLPQVVKSARVMKQAVAYLEPFMEEEKKNNANSRQQGTFLIATVKGDVHDIGKNIVAVVLACNGYKVIDLGVMVSCDKIIEEAKKHNATIVGLSGLITPSLDEMIHIAKEFEREGLETPLLIGGATTSKAHTAIKIAKHYSGPIVHVADASLVIEVCNNLVNPSKKEKYISELKAAQEKTRIHFQSGTKKDRVIDFNTARENHFITDWNKIEISKPDFTGIKTLKKIPLEEIVPYIDWSPFFWTWELKGTYPKILGHEKYGEQARTLFQDASKMLERIIEEKRFNIEATYGIFPANSEGEDVHLYLDESRNSKIETLHFLRQQKEKVEHGQAYRCLSDYIAPKSSDRLDYIGGFIVSAGREVDEFAKHFEDMHDDYNSILVKAIGDRVAEATAEYLHKKVRDHFQYGKSESLSNEELIKEKYRGIRPAPGYPACPDHTEKEILWKILNADKESSVTLTENFAMNPPASVSGLYFCHPEAKYFNVGNLGKDQITEYAKRKAMSVSEIEKWLAPNLDYDPES